Genomic segment of Chloroflexota bacterium:
ATGGCCCAAGAGCCGCAAGAGGTTGATGGACGCCTGTTACTACGGCCACCTCGCCGGGGCGACCGACATTATTTTTCACCCCGGTTCCTACTTCAAGGCCCCGCCCGCCGAAGTGCTCAAGACAATCCTCCCGCGACTGCGCGACTTTGTGAAGGAACTGCGCGACAACGGCAACCCGGTCACGCTCCGACCGGAAACGATGGGCAAGATCGCCATGCTCGGCTCGTTTGAAGACACGCTCGAAATGTCCGCCGAGGTCGAAGGC
This window contains:
- a CDS encoding TIM barrel protein, producing the protein MPKPSFLFGTVGAPISTPKKPGGSVGAVQHSASMGLYTFELGWVRSINVTEKTCETIKAQAAESNVALSVHATYFFNLNATSEEWPKSRKRLMDACYYGHLAGATDIIFHPGSYFKAPPAEVLKTILPRLRDFVKELRDNGNPVTLRPETMGKIAMLGSFEDTLEMSAEVEG